A region from the Vicia villosa cultivar HV-30 ecotype Madison, WI linkage group LG3, Vvil1.0, whole genome shotgun sequence genome encodes:
- the LOC131660617 gene encoding uncharacterized protein LOC131660617 isoform X2 — MGEADASKGLKTQAQTMNKDNRSEDFWSSSAIELDHSATQSQRSISSIVVSSHPSDPQSSDGIQTDPPEFVNHGLLLWNQGRQQWIGNRKPERKTQVGEPKISWNASYEGFLGTSKPFPQRIPLGEMVDFLVDIWELEGMYD; from the exons ATGGGCGAGGCCGATGCATCTAAGGGACTAAAAACTCAAGCTCAAACAATGAACAAAGACAACAGATCAGAAGATTTTTGGAGCAGCAGTGCTATTGAATTGGATCACAGTGCAACTCAATCCCAGAGAAGCATCTCGTCAATTGTCGTGTCAAGCCATCCTTCTGATCCTCAAAGTAGTGATGGCATTCAGACCGATCCTCCAGAGTTTGTTAATCATG GTCTTCTTCTGTGGAACCAAGGAAGACAACAGTGGATTGGAAATAGAAAACCTGAACGAAAGACACAAGTTGGAGAACCCAAAATAAG TTGGAATGCCTCGTACGAGGGTTTTCTTGGGACTAGCAAGCCATTTCCACAGCGTATTCCTCTTGGA GAAATggttgactttcttgttgatatATGGGAACTAGAGGGCATGTATgattaa